In Antarcticibacterium arcticum, the genomic stretch AAAAGTGGTTTGGGTGCCAAGTGGAAATTCCTGAGTTCGAAAACCAAGAGAGGAAAACACCAATACTGATGTGGCATTATCAGGAACATTTAGACTAAATCTTCCATCCATATTGGTGGTGGTACCCGTGCTGGTATTCTTAATATAAACAGAGACCCCGGGAACGGGTAATCCGGTTTGATCCAAGACCTGTCCGGTCACTGCTCTCTGTTGCGCCATAGCATGGACACTCACAAAGCAGAGTAAGATTAAAATAAACTTTTTTAATTGTTGCTCCATAATGTGGTTAATTAAATCGTGTTAGTTTGTTTGTTAGGGTTGAAAATTAACAAATAAATGTTAATATGTAAAGCGGAAAGATAAAATATTATTAAAAAGAATTGTGTTAATAATGATATTATTTTATTAACGACTATTCTTTTATAAAATTTTTAGTGAAGTGGTTTGGAATTTATTGGCGGTTTTTAAGCACATTTCTTACATTCTTATGCTCATTCAATAAGCGGGAGGCTTCTGTTTCATTAACCCCCAACTCTTCCATGATCATTTTGATGCCACGGTTTACCAATTTTTTATTGCTTAATTGCATATCTACCATCTTATTCCCTTTTACTCGTCCCAATTTTATCATAACAGAAGTGGATATCATATTAAGAACAAGTTTTTGAGCAGTGCCAGATTTCATTCTTGTGCTTCCGGTAACGAATTCAGGACCAACTTCAATCTCTATGGGGTATTTTGCAGCAGCTGCAAGAGGGGAATTTCTATTATTGGTGATACATCCAGTGATAAGTCCGTTTTCAGCAGCTTGTTTTATTCCACCAATAACATAAGGAGTGGTACCGGAAGCGGCAATGCCAATAAGTACATCCTTCGCATTGATATCAAATTCCTGAAGGTCTTTCCAGGCCTGAATATTATTATCTTCAGCGTTTTCAACTGCTTTCCTCAAAGCTACATCTCCGCCTGCAATTAAGCCTATCACTACATCATCACTAACCCCGAAGGTTGGAGGACATTCGGATGCGTCAAGCACTCCAAGCCTGCCACTGGTTCCTGCACCAATGTAGAACAGCCTTCCTCCTATTTCAATTTGTTTGGTAATTACATCTACCAACTCCTGAATTTTTGGGATCTCTTTTTCTATTAATTCGGGCACGGTCTTGTCCTCGCGATTCATATTGCGGAGCAATTCTTCTGTGCTCATCAATTCAAGATCATTATATCGCGAACTCTGTTCGGTTGAAGGTTTATGTTGATCGCTCATATTATAAATTCAATAAAGTTGTCCTTTTAAAGCTTTCAGGAATAAAACCTCTGAAAACATCTGCTTTGATACGGGTATTTTGGTTTTCTTTCCAGGATAACTCCTCTGCAGGAAAGTAATTAACCCCCATACGCTGTAATCTATCCTGGTGTTGTTGCAATCTCCCTGAAAATTCCCTGTAATCCCTGGGTGCATCATGGTTCCACGCAAGTTCTGCCACCGCAATAGTTCTGGGCCAAAAACGGTTATCCAGGCTGCTATCATCCCAAACAAATTCGGTCCATACGGGAGCCTCAAGGCCAATTACATTTTTATTGCTGCTACTATAACTATACACCTCTTCCAGGGTAACACCAGATTTCTTGCACCAATTATTGGTTTTCTCCTGTCCCGGGATATTGGCATGGTCAAAATAAAAACTGGTGCAAATAGATTCAATAACCTTCACATCTACAAGACTCTCAACTTTTCCATGCCATTGCTGACTTATAAGGGAGTTGCTTACTTTGGCCTTTGTAACTTCTTCCCAGCCTATGCTTGTTTTTCCGTGGTGTTGTACAATAGAATCGGCCTTTACAACAAATGTTTCATATAAATCATCTTTGATCTCATCACCTCCAATATGTATCCACGGGCCGTGGGTTATGGTAGATATTTCCCCAATTACCTTGGAAACAAAATTATATATCTCCGGTTTTGTAAGGCATAGTTTGCTCCAGCCTACTTTGGTGCCGGTAAATAATTCCGGTGGGGTGGCCATCTTTGGTTCAATATTGGAATATTCCTCACAATTAAGTTCTGGATAGGCCACCAGGGCTGAGTATATATGGCCCGGCATATCTATCTCAGGAACAATAACTATATTTCTTGCCAGGGCATAATCCTGTAATTCCAGGTATTGTTTCTGGGTTAAGTAACCGTACCTTCCATTTTCAACTGCCCCTTTAGAGCCAACATTGGTTAATGCGGGCTTACTTTTAATTTCAATTCTCCACCCCTGGTCGTCTGTAAGATGTAAGTGAAGGCGGTTCATTTTATATAAGGCCATCCTGTCCACGTGCGACTTTAAATATTCCAGGCCGAAAAAACTTCTCGCGATATCAACCATGGTTCCCCTCCAACTGTACTGCGGCACATCTTTTATATAAAGGTGGGGCAGTTGAATTCTTTTATTTTGCAGCGGGGTATCTTCCAGGGAAGAAGGTAAAATTTGCCTGAGGCTTTGTATGGCATAAAATAGACCGGCAGTAGTTGCCGCTTTCATAAACACTCCGCTTTCGTTTATTTCCAGGATATAACCTTCCGGTCCCAATTCTTTTGTGAGATTTGTATTTAAATCCAGGTTCCAGTTTCCACAGGACTCACCGGGGTTTTATAGAGATCGAGGTTGGCTTTGTTCAGTAAATGAAACAACCACTCGGCAGCTTCCTCCGCTTCTGCGTTATAACAAAGAATATTTGCAGCCGGGGTAATTAGCGTAGCATTTCCAAAATTTAATTCGGTAGGCTTGGGGATAATTGAAATTCCTTCCGCAGGAATAAAAAGAACTTTCTCAGAAACAGTATCTCCCATTTTACACGATGCCAGGAGAAGAATAAGAACAAGTGGAATAAAATTTTTAAAATGGGACATATTGTAGGTTTTAAATTTCAATCAGGCACTGCGACCGGTTTTATAACCTGTGGTAGCAAAATACAAGATAAAGGCATAACAGGGTATGATGACCCAATAGGCTTGTTGGGGATTAAAAAGATCGGCAAAATAACCATATACCAACGGAAGGATCGCTCCACCAGCAATGGCCATAATTAGAAAAGAGGAACCCACCTTGGTGAAACGTCCCAAACCGGCAAGGGCCATTGGCCATATTGCAGGCCACACCAGTGCGTTGGCTATTCCCAGAAGTGCAACGGCCAACACCGAAATGAATCCGTCGCCAAATATGGCTACCAAACCAAAAGCCAATCCCAGGATTGCAGAAATTTTAAGGGCATTTTCCTGGGTAATATATTTTGGAATAGTGAAGATCCCTATTACATAACCCACTATCATGGCTCCCAGGGTTAAACTTGCAAAGAACTTAGCCTCGCTCAAAGGAATTCCCTGAGCTTCATTTGCATAACTTATAATAGTATCGCCGGCAATTACCTCAACCCCCACATATAGAAACAGGGCGAAAGTTCCAAGGAACAAATGAGGGAATTGAAAGATACTGGTTTTGTTCAGGTTAGATTTTGCCAGTTCTTCATCTTCTGCATCGGCATCAACCTCCGGCAGGGATGAGAAATATATCCAGGCACTAAGGATTAAAAGAATTGCCATCATTACCAAATAGGGAGTAACAACCCGTTGCGCCAGCTCATCAAGGGCAGTGGCTTTTTCAGCACCCTGGAGAATCTCTACGGTTTCAACCAGGTTATCCCCCGATGTAAAAAGAATTGCACCTAAAACAATTGGCGCCAAAACCCCGGCTACCTTGTTGCAAATTCCCATAATGCTTATCCTTTTGGCTGCACTTTCCGCAGGGCCCAGCACAACAACATAAGGGTTTGCGGCGGTTTGGAGTAGAGCAAGCCCTGTACCCTGAACAAATAATCCTATTAAAAATAACTCATAAGTGCGGGAATATGCCGCAGGAATAAAAATTACTGCCCCAACAGCCATCACGAGTAACCCCAGGGACATCCCCTTCTTGTAACCTGTTTTTTGCAACACCCAGGCAGAGGGAAGAGCCATAACCAGGTACGAAATATAAAAAGCCGTTACCACAAAATAGGACTGAAAATTATTGAGCTCGCAGGCTATTTTTAAATAGGGTATTAATACTGAATTCAGCCACGTGACAAAACCGAATATGAAGAATAAAGCCCCAATTATGATAATAGAGCGGGTTGTATTGCCTGTTGGATTGGATGTTGGGTTTTTCATGGATTTACAGTGAAGGATTGTTGAGGTTTGACGCTATAAGAGTGCGGAATTATATCCATAAAAAACATTTTTTTATTCCCTGGATTCCGGTATTTAATATAACATTAACAATATTACAAAGAAGGTTTGTTTTTTTAGATTTTCCAAACACTTAAATAAATTTTTTTAAGATTAAGCAGGAGATATTAAAAAATTGAATTAAAGCTAAGTTCGCAACAAGCTCAACTTCTCAAGATTTTTCCGGCTTAATGCGCTGTATAAATATTTATAACAAGACTTTTAAAAAAACTATATTTGTAGCCTTAAATAAGTTGGCAGGAAAGCCTGCCTACTATCTGGAAATTGATTCATGAAGAATATACGTAACTTTTGTATAATTGCCCATATTGATCACGGTAAAAGCACCCTGGCAGACAGGTTGCTGGATTTCACAGGATCTGTAACAGAGAGGGAAAAACAGGAACAATTGCTGGATAGCATGGACCTGGAGCGGGAACGCGGCATTACCATTAAAAGTCATGCAATACAAATGAATTATACTTATAAGGGTGAGGAGTATATTCTTAATTTAATTGATACCCCCGGCCATGTGGATTTTTCTTACGAAGTATCCCGGTCAATCGCTGCTTGTGAAGGCGCATTGCTTATTGTAGATGCAGCTCAAAGTATCCAGGCCCAGACCATATCAAATCTTTACCTGGCACTGGATAATGATCTTGAAATAATTCCGGTATTAAACAAAGTTGACCTTCCCAGTGCAAATCCTGAGTTGGTAACAGATGATATAGTAGAATTACTTGGATGTCACAAAGATGATGTTATCCCGGCCAGCGCAAAAACAGGAATTGGAATAGAAGAAATTCTTTCAGCAATAATAGAGAGAATTCCCCCGCCTAAAGGAAAACCAGATGCACCGCTACGGGCCCTGGTTTTTGATTCAGTCTACAACCCTTTTAGAGGAGTAGAAACCTATTTCAGGGTTTTTGACGGTTCTATAAAAAAAGGGCAACAAATAAAATTTGTAGCTACCAATAAAAGCTATTATGCAGATGAGGTTGGTACCCTTCGCCTCAAACAATTTCCAAGACAGGAAGTTAAAACCGGCGATGTGGGATATCTTATTACCGGCATCAAAGATGCCCGTGAAGTAAAAGTAGGGGATACAATTACAGATTCCAAACATCCAACCACCGAGGCGGTTGCAGGATTTGAAGATGTAAAACCAATGGTATTTGCGGGAATTTACCCGGTAGATACCGAAGAATATGAAGATCTTAGGTCTTCTATGGAGAAATTGCAATTAAATGATGCGTCCCTGGTCTTTATTCCGGAAAGCTCTGCTGCGCTTGGATTTGGTTTTAGATGTGGCTTCCTGGGAATGTTACACCTTGAGATCATCCAGGAAAGGCTGGAGCGGGAATTTGATATGACAGTTATCACAACAGTTCCAAACGTATCTTATCACGCCTATACCCATAAAAATCCCAATACAGCGATATTGGTAAATAATCCAACAGACCTTCCCGAGCCTTCCAGCCTTGCGAGAGTTGAAGAGCCTTATATAAAAGCCAGCATCATTACCAAATCTGATTTTGTTGGTCCTGTAATGTCTTTATGTATTGAAAAAAGGGGATTAATTACAAACCAAACCTATCTTACCCCGGAGCGGGTAGAGCTGAGTTTCGATATGCCCCTGGCCGAGATTGTATTTGATTTTTACGACAGGCTTAAAACGGTTTCCAAAGGATATGCTTCCTTTGACTATTCACCTATTGGAATGCGCGCCTCAAAGCTTGTAAGGGTAGATGTGCTGCTTAACGGTAGTGTTGTTGATGCTCTTTCGGCACTGCTGGATGTGGATAATGCCTATGACATTGGGAAAAAAATGTGTGAGAAGCTAAAGGAGTTAATCCCGAGACAGCAGTTTGATATTCCTATCCAGGCCGCTATTGGCGCAAAGATCATTGCCAGGGAAACAGTAAAAGCTTTACGAAAGGATGTAACAGCAAAATGTTACGGGGGGATATTTCCCGAAAAAGAAAACTTTTAGAGAAGCAGAAAAAAGGTAAAAAGCGAATGCGCCAGGTTGGGAATGTTGAAATTCCGCAAGAAGCATTTATGGCTGTATTAAAGCTGAATGATTAGAAATAATTTCGTTTATATAAGAAATAACCCCCGCCTCATAGGTGGGGGTTTTTGTTTAAGGACAGAATAAAAATACAAATTGTCATTCTGAAGGCTTCGCTAGTGCGCAAGCTGAAAGAATCTCGGTAGAATCTGCACTGAAATTTATTATTGAGGATACACCAGGATCTTAGTTGTCTCGCCCAACATCTTCTCTAACCTACGGGGTAGCTTTTCCAGGACCGGCTGGTATGCCACACTATCTTTTCGCGCATTCACAAGCATGAAAATATCATCGGGTTCTATACTTTCAACAATAAGCGAAATATCCTCCCAGTTTTGAAAAGTGCGGAATTCAAAAGGAGCCCTCAGATTAAGATCCTCCACCAGTTCTATAATTGCCTGCTGGGTTTTGTCTGAACAAAAAACCAAAATAGGAACACTCAGTTCTTCTGAAATTTTAATACTTTTCTTTACCCAAAGTTCAAAGCCCTCCATTTCCTCAGATCTTTCCGGAACGCCCAATACCAGTCTTTGATGGGTTGCCCACGGTTTTAGTGGCTGGCATATCATAATGGTTTTAGTAGTTCTGTTTATGATACCTGCCATTTTTTCTCCTATTACCACATCCTTGGCAGAGCTGGTTGGCCATCCCATTACAAGAAGATCAACGATCAATTCTTTGGATTTCCTCGAGATCCCTTCAGCTACATCCTGATCAATGGTCGCTGTAATATCTACCATAGTTTCAGAAGCCGATGCCTGCACAACAAATTCCTCCAACTTGGTCTTCGCCTGGGCAATATTAAGTTCTGCCTGTTCATCATTAGGCACTACAGATAAAATGGAAACCGGATTTTCCGAAGATTTATCCTTAATAAGGATCGCAAATTCCACCAGTTTATCAAAATTAACAATATTGGCCAGGGGAAGCAGGATAGTTTCCATTTTGAAACTTTCTGAATTCTTTACTTCTTCAGGATTAACTTCTTCCGATTCAGCCACCATTTTTCTTGCTGCATTTTCAGTAGCAAGAGTTGCAACTATTGAGGTAATAAGAATAAGGATAATAGTCCCGTTTAAGATGTTCTTATCAATTATTCCCGCATTAAACCCCACAAGTATCACCGCCAGGGTTGCGGCCGCGTGCCCGCTACTCAAGCCAAATATCACCTTTCGCTGGGAGGAAGTATATTTAAAAACCAGCTGTGTAAAAAAAGCTGCCAGCCATTTTCCAGATATTGCTACTATGGAAAGGGTAATTGCCACTACAATTGCCATATAGCCACTAAAAATTACCCGCACATCTACAAGCATTCCCACACTCAGAAGAAATATGGGAATGAAGAGGGAGTTCCCCATAAACTCAATCCTGTTCATTAAAGCCGAAGAATGAGGAATTAACCTGTTTAACCCCAGACCTGCAAGGAAGGCTCCTATGATATCTTCTATCCCTGCAAGTTCTGCAAGAAATGCTGCAAGAAACACCACCGTTAATACGAAAATATAATGGGAATGTTTTTCCTTTTCCATTTTGGTGAAAAACCACTTGGCGATCCTGGGGACTAAAAAAAACATTATTGCAACAAAAATAGTAAGAGAGATCATAAGCCGTATCCAGAAATCGGCAGTTAGGCCCCCTTCCTCAGCATTTCCAAGAATAATTGCCAGGATGATAAGCACCGCTGTGTCTGTAAGTATGGTACCACCAACGGTAATTGCTACAGCTTCATTTTTTGAAACTCCCAGGCGACTTACAATGGGATATGCAATAAGGGTGTGGGTAGCAAACATACTGGCTGTTAAAAAACTCGCGTTAAAATTATAGCCTAAAAAGTAATAACATACCGGGAAGCCTATTATTAATGGTATTGTAAAAGTAAATGCCCCAAACAGGAAACTTTTATTGCGGTTTACTTTAAACTGGTTCATGTCCAGCTCCAGTCCTGCAATAAACATAATATATAATAAACCTATTTTTGAAAAGAGATCAATGGCGGCATTTTGCTCAAGCAACCCAGCGCCGTAAGGCCCAACTATTATTCCTGAAATGATTAAAACTATAATCCCGGGAATCTTTAATCTTCTGAAAAGGATTGGGGAAACAAGTATTATTAAAAGTATAACCGAAAAAACAAGCACTGGATTACTAAAAGGCAATTCGAATTCGTGATAAAGGATCTCTAAAAATTCATTCATATTTTTCTCTTTTACCGGTAGCTTGTTCTGCAAAAACAAATATAGACATTAATTAAAATTTACCCTTTTAAACAATTGACAAATAGTCCCCGGGATGCTATTGGATTTAAGGTATTACACTTCATACCTTCCAGAATTCTCCCATAAAAGATCTTTTTAATACTGTTTTTTTATCTCAGGATGATTTTCTACTAAATCGTTAATTCCCTCTTAAGAATTAAAACTTTCCTTTTATATCTAATCCTTTTAGTAATTTGCAATACCTATTATTCTAAAAACTCATATGAAACTATATCCAATTGAAGCCGGGAATTTTAAACTCGATGGGGGAGCTATGTTTGGGGTTGTACCCAAGTCCATCTGGAATCGCACAAATCCGGCAGATGGGAACAATCTCATAGATATGGCTGCACGCTGTCTCCTTATTGAAGAAGGCGAAAAACTAATTCTCATTGACACCGGCATGGGAGATAAGCAAAGCGAAAAATTTTACGGATATTACAATTTGTGGGGAGATGAGTCTATTGATAAATCCCTTACAAAATATGGTTTTCACCGGGATGATGTGACAGATGTATTTATGACGCACCTGCATTTTGACCATTGTGGCGGGTCTGTTCAATGGAATAAGGAACGCACAGGATATGAACCGGCTTTTAAAAATGCGAGATTCTGGAGCAATAAAGATCATTGGGATTGGGCCACCACTCCTAACCCGCGGGAAAAAGCATCCTTTTTAAAGGAAAATATAATTCCTATGCAACAAAGCGGCAAACTGCATTTCGTGGAAAAGGACCCTACCAACAGTTATCTGGACACCACCCCTCTTGCATTTGGTGTGTTTTTTGCGGATGGGCATACAGATAAGCAAATGATACCACACATAAATTACCAGGGCAAAACCCTAGTTTTTATGGCCGATCTTCTTCCCACGGCAGGGCATGTCCCCCTGCCTTATGTAATGGGATATGATACCAGGCCATTATTAACAATGACGGAAAAGGAAAACTTTTTGAATAAAGCTGCAGATGAGAATTACTATTTATTTTTGGAACATGATGCGCATAATCAAATAATCACCGTTAAACACACTGAAAAAGGCGTACGGTTGGATCAAACTTTTTCTTTTAATGAACTTTTTAATCAATAATTGCCTGCACGATGAGTGCCGTCTTAAAATTTATAAATGCCTGTAAAATCAATTAAAAACAATAAATAACTACATATGAAAATACCAGTTTTTAAACCATTCTTCGCTATTGGTTTTTCGATTTTTCTTGCGGGTTGTGGATCTACATCCCCCACCATTGTTTCTACTCCTATTGAGAATATAGATGCAATTCCTTTAAAAGTTACAGATCTTACAGAAATTGAACTTCAGGGATGGGGTGGGGCCGACCTCACCCGGGATACAATCCCCGGTATGAGTGTGCAAAAAGCTTATGATGAGATAATTAAAAACAACAAAGGCCAGTCTGTGATCGTGGCGGTGATAGACAGCGGTGTTGATATTGCGCATGAAGACCTTAAAAGTGTATTATGGGTGAACCGTGGTGAGATCCCTAATAATGGAAAAGATGATGATAATAACGGCTATATAGACGATATTCATGGATGGAATTTCCTGGGAGATGCGGTAAAGGAAAACATGGAATACACCAGGATAATTAAAAGACTGAAGCCTAAATATGAAGGAAAAACCTCTGCAACAGTTTCCCCGGCAGACAGGGCTGAATTTGCTGAATATCAAAGAGCAAAAGCCGAATTCGATAAAGAATATAATGAAACCCTTCAAAACCAGACCCAGTACAGGCAAATAAAAACCCAATTGGTGGCAGCACATGCCGCTGTTTCATCCCAACTTGGAAAGGAAAATTATACCAAGCAGGAACTTGCTGCAATGACTGCTACTACAGATCAAATGAGGCAGTATAAAGGAATGCTGATGCAAATCCAGGATAATGTAAATGAGAATATCCCTACCGCCCTAAAAGAGCTTGACGATGCCATCAAATACTTTGATGACAGGCTGGCTTCACACTTTAACCTGGAACTGGATGGAAGAGCAATAGTTGGAGATGATCCTTATGATATTACCGATACCAAATATGGAAACAACAAAGTCTCGGGGCCAACAGCAGACAAAGAAGATGTTAAACATGGTACGCACGTAGCCGGTATTATTGCTGCACAAAGAGATAACAATATTGGCATTAAAGGGGTGGCCAATAATGTGCAAATAATGGTATTAAGAGCAGTACCGGACGGCGATGAGTATGATAAGGATATAGCTTTATCAATAAGATATGCGGTAGACAATGGTGCCAGGGTAATCAACACCAGTTTTGGAAAATATTTTTCTCCAAATCCGGAATGGGTAACAGATGCTATAAAATATGCAGCCCAAAAAGATGTATTAATTGTAAATGCTGCAGGAAATGACGGAACAAATTTAGACCAGACAAGCGTTTATCCTAATGACCAGTTTCCCGGTCAAACAGGGGAGATCTCCAAAAATTTCTTAACTGTAGGTGCCTTAAATTATCAATATGGTTCAGGTATGGTTGCCGGGTTCTCCAATTACGGAAAAACCAATGTG encodes the following:
- a CDS encoding sugar MFS transporter — encoded protein: MKNPTSNPTGNTTRSIIIIGALFFIFGFVTWLNSVLIPYLKIACELNNFQSYFVVTAFYISYLVMALPSAWVLQKTGYKKGMSLGLLVMAVGAVIFIPAAYSRTYELFLIGLFVQGTGLALLQTAANPYVVVLGPAESAAKRISIMGICNKVAGVLAPIVLGAILFTSGDNLVETVEILQGAEKATALDELAQRVVTPYLVMMAILLILSAWIYFSSLPEVDADAEDEELAKSNLNKTSIFQFPHLFLGTFALFLYVGVEVIAGDTIISYANEAQGIPLSEAKFFASLTLGAMIVGYVIGIFTIPKYITQENALKISAILGLAFGLVAIFGDGFISVLAVALLGIANALVWPAIWPMALAGLGRFTKVGSSFLIMAIAGGAILPLVYGYFADLFNPQQAYWVIIPCYAFILYFATTGYKTGRSA
- a CDS encoding beta-N-acetylhexosaminidase translates to MGPEGYILEINESGVFMKAATTAGLFYAIQSLRQILPSSLEDTPLQNKRIQLPHLYIKDVPQYSWRGTMVDIARSFFGLEYLKSHVDRMALYKMNRLHLHLTDDQGWRIEIKSKPALTNVGSKGAVENGRYGYLTQKQYLELQDYALARNIVIVPEIDMPGHIYSALVAYPELNCEEYSNIEPKMATPPELFTGTKVGWSKLCLTKPEIYNFVSKVIGEISTITHGPWIHIGGDEIKDDLYETFVVKADSIVQHHGKTSIGWEEVTKAKVSNSLISQQWHGKVESLVDVKVIESICTSFYFDHANIPGQEKTNNWCKKSGVTLEEVYSYSSSNKNVIGLEAPVWTEFVWDDSSLDNRFWPRTIAVAELAWNHDAPRDYREFSGRLQQHQDRLQRMGVNYFPAEELSWKENQNTRIKADVFRGFIPESFKRTTLLNL
- a CDS encoding S8 family peptidase yields the protein MKIPVFKPFFAIGFSIFLAGCGSTSPTIVSTPIENIDAIPLKVTDLTEIELQGWGGADLTRDTIPGMSVQKAYDEIIKNNKGQSVIVAVIDSGVDIAHEDLKSVLWVNRGEIPNNGKDDDNNGYIDDIHGWNFLGDAVKENMEYTRIIKRLKPKYEGKTSATVSPADRAEFAEYQRAKAEFDKEYNETLQNQTQYRQIKTQLVAAHAAVSSQLGKENYTKQELAAMTATTDQMRQYKGMLMQIQDNVNENIPTALKELDDAIKYFDDRLASHFNLELDGRAIVGDDPYDITDTKYGNNKVSGPTADKEDVKHGTHVAGIIAAQRDNNIGIKGVANNVQIMVLRAVPDGDEYDKDIALSIRYAVDNGARVINTSFGKYFSPNPEWVTDAIKYAAQKDVLIVNAAGNDGTNLDQTSVYPNDQFPGQTGEISKNFLTVGALNYQYGSGMVAGFSNYGKTNVDVFAPGTKIWSTTPNNGYEYLQGTSMAAPAVAGVAAIIRSFYPKLTAAQVKQVIMDSGLSTTASVLVGEEKANKRFTELSASGKMVNLYNALILADKMAK
- a CDS encoding MBL fold metallo-hydrolase, yielding MKLYPIEAGNFKLDGGAMFGVVPKSIWNRTNPADGNNLIDMAARCLLIEEGEKLILIDTGMGDKQSEKFYGYYNLWGDESIDKSLTKYGFHRDDVTDVFMTHLHFDHCGGSVQWNKERTGYEPAFKNARFWSNKDHWDWATTPNPREKASFLKENIIPMQQSGKLHFVEKDPTNSYLDTTPLAFGVFFADGHTDKQMIPHINYQGKTLVFMADLLPTAGHVPLPYVMGYDTRPLLTMTEKENFLNKAADENYYLFLEHDAHNQIITVKHTEKGVRLDQTFSFNELFNQ
- a CDS encoding cation:proton antiporter, producing MNEFLEILYHEFELPFSNPVLVFSVILLIILVSPILFRRLKIPGIIVLIISGIIVGPYGAGLLEQNAAIDLFSKIGLLYIMFIAGLELDMNQFKVNRNKSFLFGAFTFTIPLIIGFPVCYYFLGYNFNASFLTASMFATHTLIAYPIVSRLGVSKNEAVAITVGGTILTDTAVLIILAIILGNAEEGGLTADFWIRLMISLTIFVAIMFFLVPRIAKWFFTKMEKEKHSHYIFVLTVVFLAAFLAELAGIEDIIGAFLAGLGLNRLIPHSSALMNRIEFMGNSLFIPIFLLSVGMLVDVRVIFSGYMAIVVAITLSIVAISGKWLAAFFTQLVFKYTSSQRKVIFGLSSGHAAATLAVILVGFNAGIIDKNILNGTIILILITSIVATLATENAARKMVAESEEVNPEEVKNSESFKMETILLPLANIVNFDKLVEFAILIKDKSSENPVSILSVVPNDEQAELNIAQAKTKLEEFVVQASASETMVDITATIDQDVAEGISRKSKELIVDLLVMGWPTSSAKDVVIGEKMAGIINRTTKTIMICQPLKPWATHQRLVLGVPERSEEMEGFELWVKKSIKISEELSVPILVFCSDKTQQAIIELVEDLNLRAPFEFRTFQNWEDISLIVESIEPDDIFMLVNARKDSVAYQPVLEKLPRRLEKMLGETTKILVYPQ
- the murQ gene encoding N-acetylmuramic acid 6-phosphate etherase, with translation MSDQHKPSTEQSSRYNDLELMSTEELLRNMNREDKTVPELIEKEIPKIQELVDVITKQIEIGGRLFYIGAGTSGRLGVLDASECPPTFGVSDDVVIGLIAGGDVALRKAVENAEDNNIQAWKDLQEFDINAKDVLIGIAASGTTPYVIGGIKQAAENGLITGCITNNRNSPLAAAAKYPIEIEVGPEFVTGSTRMKSGTAQKLVLNMISTSVMIKLGRVKGNKMVDMQLSNKKLVNRGIKMIMEELGVNETEASRLLNEHKNVRNVLKNRQ